A single region of the Salvia splendens isolate huo1 chromosome 18, SspV2, whole genome shotgun sequence genome encodes:
- the LOC121776604 gene encoding BTB/POZ domain-containing protein At5g03250-like, producing MTCMKLGSKADVFQLEGQSWVCTTSLPSDVRVEVGETSFHLHKFPLLSRSKLLEGIIRDQAKNVLSLHDLPGGAGSFLLVAKFCYNVKFELTATNAVSLRCAAEHLQMTEEYGEGNLISQTAAFLEQVLNSWEGTVQALETCEAALPFSEELGIITSCIDSLAAEACEERGGCLPHRAHQSPVWNGIHSASEPCSPAGDWWHDDVVVLNLSLFKRVIDAVSCKGMAPSRIGVSLMLYAKRHLPLHGISRSGSFCEREHESAHSLSEAEQMTLVEEITELLPNQKGATPTRFVLKLLKFAMILDASTGCRETLERRVGAQLDQAALHDLLIPNTLPMEETLYDVECVQRIVDYFLDMAGDEEYEGDEEQSTGGFDSPPIMSVVANLLDGYLAEVANDANLKLENFVLLAASLPEYARSLDDGIYRAIDIYLKAHPWLTDQEMELLCTLMNCQKLSIEASTDAVQNKMLPLRVTMRVLFFEQLRLRSYMAGWFVVSDTLGRGSNERPSIVSCVGGGDVGMRLNEVRARMSRIENKCDNIKHEVRKLRKGRWINFYNRVGLKVRTKSFGSQV from the exons ATGACATGCATGAAGTTGGGTTCTAAAGCAGATGTGTTTCAGTTGGAGGGCCAAAGTTG GGTCTGCACCACTAGCCTTCCGAGTGATGTTCGTGTCGAAGTTGGAGAGACGTCCTTTCATCTTCACAAG TTTCCTCTTCTATCAAGGAGCAAGTTGTTGGAGGGAATCATCCGTGATCAAGCCAAGAATGTCTTATCTCTCCATGATCTACCCGGTGGAGCCGGCTCCTTCCTCCTTGTAGCCAAGTTTTGCTACAATGTCAAGTTTGAGCTCACTGCAACCAACGCGGTGAGCTTGAGATGCGCAGCTGAGCACCTCCAAATGACAGAGGAATATGGAGAAGGAAACCTCATATCTCAGACAGCAGCCTTTCTCGAGCAAGTTCTCAATAGTTGGGAGGGCACCGTGCAAGCCCTTGAGACCTGCGAGGCAGCTCTTCCCTTCTCGGAGGAGCTTGGCATTATCACAAGTTGCATTGACTCCCTCGCTGCCGAGGCCTGTGAGGAAAGGGGGGGCTGTTTGCCTCACCGCGCCCACCAGAGCCCTGTGTGGAATGGAATACACTCAGCCTCTGAGCCTTGTTCCCCGGCTGGGGACTGGTGGCACGATGACGTGGTTGTGCTCAACCTCTCCCTCTTCAAGAGAGTGATAGACGCCGTTTCTTGCAAAGGGATGGCGCCTAGCAGGATAGGTGTCTCTCTCATGCTTTATGCTAAGAGGCATCTCCCTTTACATGGGATATCAAGGTCAGGTAGCTTTTGTGAAAGGGAGCATGAATCGGCTCATTCGTTGTCTGAGGCTGAGCAGATGACTCTAGTGGAGGAGATCACCGAGCTGCTCCCCAATCAGAAGGGGGCTACTCCTACTAGATTTGTGCTCAAGCTTCTCAAGTTTGCTATGATCTTGGATGCTAGCACCGGGTGCAGGGAGACACTGGAGAGACGGGTTGGGGCACAACTAGATCAAGCGGCTCTGCATGACCTTTTGATCCCGAATACTCTCCCCATGGAGGAGACCCTCTATGACGTGGAGTGTGTGCAGAGAATAGTTGATTACTTCTTGGATATGGCTGGAGATGAGGAGTACGAGGGGGATGAGGAGCAGTCTACGGGAGGGTTTGATTCTCCCCCAATTATGAGCGTTGTGGCAAATTTGTTGGATGGATACCTAGCTGAGGTTGCAAATGATGCTAACTTGAAGTTGGAAAATTTTGTGCTGCTTGCAGCTTCGCTCCCGGAATATGCCAGGTCGTTGGATGATGGGATCTACCGCGCAATTGATATATACCTCAAG GCACATCCATGGTTAACAGACCAAGAGATGGAGTTGTTGTGCACGCTGATGAACTGCCAGAAGCTATCGATAGAGGCTAGTACGGATGCAGTTCAGAATAAGATGTTGCCATTGAGGGTGACAATGCGGGTCCTATTCTTCGAGCAACTCCGGTTGCGCTCCTACATGGCTGGGTGGTTTGTCGTCTCAGACACCCTCGGAAGAGGGAGTAACGAGCGACCCTCTATTGTGAGCTGTGTGGGAGGAGGAGACGTTGGCATGAGGCTGAATGAGGTGAGGGCGCGGATGTCCCGCATCGAGAACAAGTGTGATAACATCAAACATGAGGTTAGAAAGCTGAGAAAGGGGAGATGGATCAACTTCTATAATAGGGTTGGTTTGAAAGTTAGAACTAAGTCTTTTGGATCTCAAGTTTGA
- the LOC121776208 gene encoding synaptotagmin-3-like yields the protein MGLLSSLFGMIGFGIGLPIGLFIGFYLFVYSKSEDVEDLESKPLCELDPVALEDLMPEIPLWVKSPDYDRVDWLNKFISHMWPYMEKAICNSIKSTAEPIFAEYVGQFKIDAIEFRNLSLGNLPPTVHGLKVSETNERELVMEPDIRWGGNPNVIVAVTISSVKVTIQLVDLQVFVMPRVTLKPLVPTIPCFANIVVSLLEKPHIDFGMKVLGGDVMSIPGLYRYVQDRIKKEVASLYLWPKSLEIPMIDASTVALKKPVGILHVRVIRATKLLKMDLLGLSDPYVKLNLSGEKHPSKKTTVKKKTLNPEWNEEFKLSVKDPQSQMLLINVYDWDKVGSHDRLGTQVFPLKMLMPNEVKEVTLELLKDTSISDVNKKQRGQLFLELAYAPFREDSLSFRGVLDGYSRKDSVMDRALSNISMTSASGLLLVTVQGAQDVEGSRHNNPYVLIIFRGETKKSKMLRKTRNPVWNEEFQYLLEEPPLQDKIHVKVMSKRSLSFQSKESLGHVDINLADVVHNGRINQKYHLIDSKNGVIHVELRWKTI from the exons ATGGGATTGTTGAGTAGTTTGTTTGGAATGATTGGTTTTGGAATTGGGCTGCCGATTGGTCTCTTCATtggattttatttgtttgtttactCTAAATCCGAAGATGTTGAG GATCTGGAGAGCAAGCCACTCTGTGAGCTAGACCCCGTTGCATTGGAAGACCTTATGCCCGAGATTCCCCTGTGGGTGAAGAGTCCAGACTACGACCGG GTAGATTGGTTGAACAAATTTATATCACATATGTGGCCTTACATGGAGAAG GCAATCTGCAACTCGATTAAAAGCACAGCAGAGCCGATTTTTGCAGAGTACGTGGGGCAATTTAAGATAGATGCCATTGAGTTCAGGAATCTAAGCCTCGGTAATCTTCCACCAACTGTTCATG GACTTAAAGTCTCTGAGACAAACGAGAGGGAACTAGTCATGGAGCCAGATATCAGATGGGGCGGTAATCCAAATGTGATTGTTGCAGTAACTATTTCGTCTGTAAAAGTGACAATCCAG TTAGTCGATTTACAAGTATTTGTTATGCCTCGGGTGACCTTGAAACCGCTCGTGCCTACAATTCCATGTTTTGCAAACATAGTGGTTTCTCTTTTGGAGAAG CCACATATAGACTTTGGGATGAAGGTCTTGGGAGGCGACGTGATGTCCATTCCTGGCCTTTATCGTTATGTTCAG GATAGGATTAAAAAAGAAGTTGCTAGTCTTTATCTTTGGCCAAAATCTCTTGAGATACCGATGATTGATGCTTCAAC GGTGGCTTTGAAGAAGCCCGTTGGGATCTTGCACGTGAGAGTTATACGTGCAACAAAGCTTCTGAAGATGGATCTACTTGGCTTGTCCGATCCATATGTGAAGCTGAACCTCAGCGGAGAGAAGCACCCGTCCAAGAAAACTACGGTCAAGAAAAAGACCTTGAATCCCGAGTGGAACGAGGAATTCAAGCTCTCAGTCAAGGATCCCCAATCTCAGATGCTTCTCATAAATGTCTATGACTGGGACAAG GTAGGCTCGCATGATAGGCTGGGGACTCAAGTTTTCCCTCTGAAAATGCTCATGCCAAACGAGGTGAAAGAGGTCACCCTTGAATTGTTGAAGGACACGAGCATCTCTGATGTTAACAAGAAGCAGAGAGGGCAGCTGTTTCTCGAGCTCGCATACGCTCCCTTTAGAGAAGACAGCCTCAGTTTCAGAGGGGTTCTCGATGGGTACAGTAGGAAAGACAGCGTGATGGATAGGGCTCTGAGCAACATAAGCATGACGAGTGCTTCAGGACTACTCTTAGTCACTGTGCAAGGTGCACAGGACGTGGAAGGATCGCGCCACAACAATCCATACGTGCTGATCATCTTTAGAGGGGAGACAAAGAAATCAAAG ATGTTGAGGAAGACGCGAAACCCTGTGTGGAACGAGGAGTTCCAGTACTTGCTGGAAGAACCTCCATTGCAAGACAAGATTCATGTGAAGGTTATGAGCAAAAGGAGCCTCAGCTTCCAGTCTAAG GAATCCTTAGGGCACGTCGACATCAACCTTGCTGATGTCGTGCACAACGGGCGTATTAACCAGAAGTATCATTTGATCGACTCGAAGAACGGGGTGATACACGTTGAGTTGAGGTGGAAAACCATATGA